A window of the Lolium perenne isolate Kyuss_39 chromosome 7, Kyuss_2.0, whole genome shotgun sequence genome harbors these coding sequences:
- the LOC127316930 gene encoding uncharacterized protein — protein MGCISSKILTRSGSLQEKANQGFQRSGLVEDIILSNSKSSGDQFLALLRTSSAAARRSKADAADHSTAAAKIETIDVSELLAGLEEEEDNTAQEEDEEQEWHDDRKEGAKISPWCLSDGAAGSGRSFRTLEEFDAMVTRCSSPEQAGPAAVLAPEPDVSVSPPPPPPESSSSEQEGPATALAPEPDTSVLLLPQPPAENSSSEQDAVATASYAAPGQVETRGAKRRARARQLGELSAPAPAGFDFSKSGSLRDWLLGGGQIFSPGSYATPKFGKVAAVPSVSEEHGERRAVFDPELVAQLEEAMEELSVDEERVLREVLESIEAGETESLERPGDRAAPPVVAVQD, from the coding sequence ATGGGGTGCATCTCCTCCAAGATCCTGACGAGGTCGGGGAGCCTCCAGGAGAAGGCCAACCAGGGGTTCCAGAGGAGCGGCCTGGTCGAGGACATCATCCTCTCCAACTCCAAGAGCAGCGGCGACCAGTTCCTCGCCCTCCTCCGcacctccagcgccgccgccaggAGGAGCAAGGCCGACGCCGCCGACCACAGCACAGCCGCCGCCAAGATCGAGACCATCGACGTGTCCGAGCTTCTCGCcgggctggaggaggaagaagacaacaccgcccaagaagaagatgaagaacaaGAATGGCATGATGACCGGAaggaaggcgcgaaaatttcgccTTGGTGCTTGTCGGATGGCGCGGCCGGGAGCGGGAGGAGCTTCCGCACCTTGGAGGAGTTCGACGCGATGGTGACGCGGTGCAGCTCGCCGGAGCAGGCGGGGCCTGCAGCAGTACTAGCGCCCGAACCGGACGTGTCggtttcgccgccgccgccgcccccggagAGCAGCTCCTCGGAACAAGAGGGGCCTGCGACAGCACTAGCGCCGGAGCCAGACACATCAGTGTTGCTGCTGCCGCAGCCGCCCGCAGAGAACAGCTCGTCGGAGCAAGACGCGGTGGCCACGGCGAGCTACGCGGCGCCCGGACAGGTAGAGACCCGCGGCGCGAAGAGGCGGGCGCGGGCGAGGCAGCTCGGGGAGCTGagcgcgccggcgccggcgggctTCGACTTCAGCAAGTCCGGCAGCCTGAGGGACTGGCTGCTCGGCGGCGGGCAGATCTTCTCGCCGGGCTCCTACGCCACGCCCAAGTTCGGAAAAGTAGCGGCAGTGCCGTCTGTGTCCGAGGAACATGGAGAGCGACGCGCGGTGTTTGATCCGGAGCTGGTGGCGCAGCTGGAGGAGGCCATGGAGGAGCTGTCGGTGGACGAGGAGCGCGTGCTGAGGGAGGTGCTGGAATCCATCGAAGCGGGAGAAACAGAGAGCTTGGAGAGGCCAGGCGATCGGGCTGCGCCGCCGGTGGTGGCCGTGCAGGATTAG